ATAACGTGAAATATATGTACACTGTAGCTGTGACCACTTTATGTTGGTAGTAATTCAGATAtaaatatgtacttttttttaaagcagtAGAAGCAGAGACACTTATTTTCTTCTACATTAGTTGTAGTTATCCAAAGCTGATGGATAATCATGagggttttttgtatttttagttgtactttttctgtatttacttgatttttttctgtgtattgacTATCTGACATTGTACTATGATTTGCTGCAGACTGAATATTTGTTAAAGATCCTTAAAAACCTGGAAGTggacacttaacccataaagacccaaacattcaccagtgaccaaaaccatcacctgatgtaaactgtttaatacctgttcatccattaatcctattaatacattgcaaataattgatgtaaaatgcagttattcatctgttcatggtcttcagatatgacccatttggatgttcagaggctccgtagttaccgtggaaacattgtcatcttctacaacattgattcaccagtaaaacccgtggagttggatcaatgacagtggatagacacactgggtttatgtccagttattgatgaaaaagtcgctttttcttcagttttctctttttttggtataataaccctaactttacacttagcttttatgaacaccgacTTAATTAGAAAAGTGAATGTAGGAATATACCTGATtgccactgaaaaaacacaaaatacattagattatattacaataaatggttataagTCATTTAAGGaaagttagatatagagaaaaaatcattttggaactgccacaaaagtccttatgggttaatgttggaaGTTCACACTCTACTCCACGCTACCCCCTATCAGGTTCAGGCTTGATTGTTAAGTTTTTTAGGTCAGCTTTATTTAGATTTCATCTGCGTCAGGGCATTTACGTATTAAAAGAGAATTCCCTTCTCAGATGACATGTGTCTGCATGTAATCCAGTGATGCTCATAGGCCAGCTCAGTCCAAAGTGCacatattttgtatttgtttacaACAGCGCCTACGTCTGCGCAGAAATTTCacgtgtgtttgtctgtgcttaCACTGACCACTGACGTCAACATCTATGAGGCAAAGTGAAAGCTTGTTTTATGTTACTGTAAGAATCTAGTTGACGGTGCTTGGCTATGTTCGGCTTCACATGGTTTACTTTTACTGCCATCTGTGTAAACTGTGACTCACAGCACTAGCGACACAGGGAAACACTCCTGTTGACATCGTTGTGACGTCACGCGCGTAAGGAACAAGATTTGCCTCGTCATCGAGGAACACAATAGAATGACTCAGCCCTTCATGGGAGAAATACCTTGCTATTAATAGATTGTTTATGATACCATTAATGGTTCGTCACAACATTTTACTGTCATTCACTCAAAGGGCTGGAAATAGGACGcgacaaatttaaaaaacatcatgtgctCTGTTTCATAATCCTGTAAATTACACCTGTGACTCTCTCTGGTCACATTTACACGCACTTTAGACTTCCTGCTTCAGTGATTTGTGAGCATACGCCACAAGCACAGTAAACACAGCTATACATTTTCGACGTGTCAGGGCTTTGCACCTTTTCCCTGGAAACATTCTGGGAGGCATTGGGCAGATCCACGCACACGTCTCCTCCCTCCTTTTTCTGACACAATGTGACAACGGCAGTTACATGACAAGCTGGCTGCCATGACAGTGCCCCCTCCAGCGAGTCAAACATAATCCCAGACCATAGTGGCTCCATATCTGTGGAAGGAAATATAGTGAGTCATAATTACATGAGACGTTGAGGTGCATCCTGAGGTACTACGAGTAATCAAGTGACTCACTGTGTCTGAAAGGGCAGACCTGGACCCTGCGTGCATCCATCACATCAGACCATCCCTGTGGAATTTACACATGACTAATGAAGGTTCAGCTGTGTTGACTGTTAAAACTGAAACCGTCCAGAGAAAACCTTACCTCGATGCAGAGGCAAGGCAAAGGTCTGGAATATGACAGAGTCCTGCTCTTCACAGTTTCTTCCTTCTTTATCTAGAGGGAAAGCAAAACTTTACATGACTAATCCATCTTTCCCTGAAATGTTTATATATACAGAcgccgaaaaaattattagaccatcaaatcaTCAAaaccaatggttatgcaatcaagtactaactcctgtgcgactccatgtgactaaaacagacagaaaagaaaacatggaatgcctagaagcactgtttttgtaagcacactgccatagatattgatgtaagaactgaagtgattttggttattattaagaaaacatagaaaatggacagatatcagctctgaaattaaagttaTGAcctatttctgttgtttttgtccaaacaaatgtgcctttagttgtaccaggcattaaaatgaacaagaaattgaagaaaatcaggggtggtctaataattttttccgcaactgtatatgtgCAAGTGTAGGTGACCCTTCTTGGTGattctttaaataaaaaataatgaaatgtgtatctttttgttttttttatcaactatAGCACAACTACATCATGACAGGTGAGGGACTGTGTTGGGCTTGTGACAGTGAACTACATGGGGATAAATGGGGTTACTTTGAGgggattattttcattttgtttatggattattttgtttttgtttgtttttttctttcttttctacaATGTACAGTTCTGTATtgttcgttttctttttttttttttgacacttaatttttattagttatttatcatcttgtcatacagaacataaacaacaatcggcaacagataatagtcacaatctaatagtaatgataatttaggttacagttatgaaatagcaatcaagtaaCCAAATTAATTTAGTTTAAGAGCAGCAGTTTATTAAGCAtctcacaggactatgagacaaaccacgcattaattatatttaattaaactaatccatttgccctgTCTTATTATGTAAAGTTTATCTTGCAGcttcagcataaatgttaattttcaaccagtcctccagcagATCAACTTGAAGCCATTtttgagtgattgtttgtttgtttttttttcattgcagcaccaaagatttttagaaggtatttatcACTTACTGTCAAATTATCCAGAAGATCTCATAACAATAGTGACTTAGTGGGTTACtataatttaaaacccaaaatctgttctatttttattccaacatcttaccaaaaagttgtaattttcatatatattgtttgttttaattgcTGTTTGCATTATTTGTAAGAAAAActtattaaaaaaagacaatggTTAAAAAACATGACTGGAAAAAGTTGTGGTATACGTTTATCCATACCAGAACACACACAATTAATGCGTGGTTCATCAAGCATACAGCAAAATATTCTGCTTTTCACACTCATGAGAAAATAGAAGAGTGTTCAGACTATTCATCAATGAAGGAAACTCACCACTGTCACAGGTCCTGTGCCAGAGCAGAAGAAATGTGCCTTGTGGCAAAGACGGACTAAGTAGTTGTAATCATCCAACATGGCTGACACAGTGACACTCAGCTCCTTCCTCTCAGGGTTTACATGATATGAAAGTCTACCAGCTGGAAAACAGAAGAATTAATGAGAGGTTGATCTCAGGCAGTGGTATGTTGAGAGTTTATATGAGTAGTTTGTGACCTTGTTAGAGACTGGAAAAAAAACCTAAGTTGACTTTTCTCCAACTGATGGTTTATATCAAGTAGTTTTGAACAAAATGTGTATATAAATGAAACAATAGTGGAGGAGACTATCATTCTTATTAATATACCTGTCGTGGGGTCCAACCAATGTTATGTAGGGTAAAAACTTACTGATGCATTCTGGGACGTGCCTTCTCAAATCCTCATTGATACATCCTGTGAAGCACATTTAAACatatattaaccctataatgccaaacgtatcatattcgatacatgagttctgaagccctctacatgatcggtgtgattttttttctcgaaaaacctgatgtatacaattaaatacatgcaatacacagataatccaccgggggggaggaattcattcaccagaggcctttccagtggcactacaagattgtcattaatgaggaaggaggcagaactttggcaatttggaaaaggaattaccaatttattagacatgtttgtgttatagcatgtttttatttgttcaaaaataattttatttgagctttgagacccaatgtatcaaatattatacaaaatttaaactcatacatggaaattgatatttgaaaactatttttttggttgttcagaaggaccaataaaggctccagtttcaaagaactggaattttcggtcaatgatttaatggttcaggctttacagggtgaaCTCTAAATCGCTTCTAAAGAACATTTAGCTGAAAATATGACATAAATGTGTTACTTTTATAAATATCCATACTGCTACCACAGAACAAGTGCAGTTTGTTACTTATAAATCATTTACTACTTATCTAAACATATCTGGGGACCGAACAGTTTCTAATGTTAACACTTCCTATTATTCAGAAGGAAATACTTAATATGCAAATGTCATGTTACCTGGAGCAAGATGGGAGCCGGTCCAAGGTACGCTGCAGTAACTCGAAACTGGTGTCACTGTAACTTGAAGTTCTTGGTTTGGTAAAATTTCAGTATAATCATGTTCCACCACCACCTTCAGGAAATGAGCAAATTGAAATACATAAGCTGTCCTATTCCCTGAAAGAGTTCAACAGTGTTATTGTgtacaaatatcaatttctatttACTCTCAGCTAACAGTGCAAATAGCAGTTAAGTGAGCTGGTAACTTTTGGGGCTGGAAGAGTTCATAGTCTTTAaatgtttaatccataaagacccaaacatccattggtgaccaaaatcatctactgatctaaaatatttaatacctgttgatccattaatcctatcaatacatgtaaataattggtgtaaaatgcagtttgtcatcttttcatggtcatcagatttgacccatttggatgttcagaggctccgtagttaccatggaaacaccgtcatcttctacaacattgactcattagtaaaacccatggagttggatcagtgacagtggatggacacactgggtttatgttcagttaatgatacatttgctgaaaaagtcactttttcttcagttgtctctgttttgatataacctttgaatttactttgagttttcatgaacatctacatgatcttgCTAATTAAATATagtggaaaatgcatgatttacacagaaaaatactaaatgcagaagataatattacaataaatggtgataaatcacgtaagaaaggtAACATAGAGAGAAAATTCAATTAGGAACTGCCAGAAAAACTAGCAGTGGGTCTTAATAGGTTAAGAATTGAATAAATTATCATAGATGATTTTATTTCGTTCTTTGTTGggaaaaactattaaaattgtaattaaataaAATCAGGGAGGATTTTCTCTTTGGTAATATGCAGTTTGCCGTGAAATTTGTATTTGCTTATTCAAAATACATGTCCATTacacattaaattaaaatatataaCCACATGTGTACTGTCCAGGTGCTGTTTAGAATACCTGCTGTCCCAACATCTTCTCTCTGGAGGCTTTGGTGAAGCTGATAATTTGGCAGTTTGCGATCATCCCTATGCTCTCTGTGCAGACGGACAAACCATGGATGGCCTCTGAGAGAAAGATAGTCAAGTCAGAAGTCTGTTCAGAGATGCAATGGGAATATATATAAAAACTGTCAAACACTAACAGTCAGTCAAGTATTCAGTTACAAGTAAAAAGTACCGGAGTTTATACTTGAGAAGGAGATTAATTTGTCATACAGGAAGAACAGTGCTAGTAACAGTGTGACGAGTGAGTGCACTAGACCCTTTTATAGGATCAAAGGGTTTTCCCCACTCGTTCCTGGAGAGTAAGGATATCCGTGAAGATAAAAAACAATGTGCTGAGGTGGTTTATAAGTGTTTTCTGACCTTTACTTTGCCATATGGGTATGGGTATGGGTGCCAAATCAGGAACAGAAAAAATAGATCAACTTATCCAAAATGCAGAAGTTCAGTTATGGAAAGTGGTGCAACTTCCTTTCCAAATAAAGTGCGCTGTCTAAGACCTTTAAAGTGCGTCATGGGTGATTACCATACTAAATGTGGCCAGACTATCACTGTCCTGATTACAGAAGAACTACATCCTCAAACTTCCTCATGAACAGGTTGAATAAACAGTGGCACAACCTCTGTATGTGTGAGTTGAAGAGAATCTCAAACAGGCCTAATTATAAGTcataaatcaatataataaataaaGACAGACAAAATATCACTGACAGCAAAAGCATTTTATTAATAGTGCCTAGGTAAGGTTCCATATTCTGAACTGGACTTATTTCTGCAGTCTAGACATTCATGACTGAAAAACtataatctgtaatgtattgtTGTGTGCAGAGATGCACTGAATTTAGATACCATGTACTGAAACCATGTATTATTTATTGAATATCATAAAGTGATTAGACTGGCTCATATTTGCTCCTAAATCTGTCCTGAAAAGGTCTCTTAGCTTAACTTTTAGTTACTTAGAAATTTTTCAGATACTCATTCCCAAGACTGCTCATtatgaaagtcttttttttttttttttttttttttttaactttattgctctgttagggttagggttacggttagggttagggctagggttaaggttagggatagggttagggttagggctctggttagggttatggctagggttggggctaaggctagggttagggttagggctagggttagggtaaaggctagggttagggctagggttagggttagggctagggctaaggctagggttaggattaggattagggctAGGGTTGGGGCTAAggctaaggctagggttaggattagggctagggctagggttagggttaaggttggggctagggttaggggtaggggtaggggtaggggtagggttagggctaaggctagggttagggttagggttaggggtaggatgAGTCAAGCTGAAAAACAGTTGCATCAGTTGTAGGAAATCCAAGTGATTTACTATGTATTTTTTCTTATCACATACATACCATTAAGATGTAACCGGCTTTGTATTCTAAGATGAAGGGAGCATTTCTGCCTCGCTTCACACCTCATTACAGTAGAGAGGTTGACGCTTTGGAGCGCAGATGACATGTTCAAACCTTCAGGGGGATTTTGGCATGGATCAGGAAGCAAAACTACAGAGGAAAGAAATACAATAAAGATACATGTAATAAGTCAGTTTTATGTGCATATACTGATACACTGGAAAAAGTGAGCTGAAAGTAAACGCCTGAGTAGACATCATACTTCCGCCACACTTCCATGGGTTAAATGCTGTTTATCTTGCAGGGCATGCTGGCAACGCAGTTGCTTCTGTATGAAAATTTTGCCATGATAGCAACAGATTAAATATCAAAACCCAACAAATATGGCTTAGTGCAGTCATGTATGAGCTATGCTGTGTTCCTCCTTTGTTATTCATTGCAAGGAACAACAATATTTGTATATTTCCTCAATCACTCTGTGCTATCatctaatttaataataatagatCTGATGACTTATGATAGGTGTGGCGCCTGTTAAAAAGGAAAGCACTAAATGTATTTTGGCATGTAAGACGTGCAGTTTAAAACTAGTGCAGTGCACACATTTGAGAGTGAGTTCTATTCTTTCCATGGTGCCCTTTGTGCATGCATTAGGGGTGATCTTTACTTACACATTGACCTGGTCCTGCAGTTAAGGCCCTGCAGAGAGAAAGAAACAGGTGAAACATATATTTGCACCTTTCTGTGAATCTTCTTTATTATATCTGTTAATAAAGTTATTCTTAACAAAGTTAACAGTTGTCTCGAAGGGGGATTCCctgaactgtttttttatgttcctCATTTCTCCTTCAGGTCAAACTCAAGCTGCATGTCACCTCAGAGGTAGGTCATATTGTAAGTCAGTGCTAAGTGGTGATTATCATCATTAATTCCTAATAAAAAGCATGCATTATTGCCCTTTTACATGCAAGGTCATTAAGTGCCTTTTCACTTGGCTCACTTGCAAAACTTTGTTAAATATATCCTTGTCATGTTTCAGCAGgaagtttgcactaaaaaaactattgcattgaGTAATGACAGGCAGTGTACAAATGTGTTTTCACTTCTGTGATGTGGAAGACATCAAAGTTTTACTAAATATATTCTTTTTAAATCCTCTGCACAGATGAGATCAGTGAAAGATTGGTCTTTGCCCAAAAATGTGTGTTCATAAAGGGGCATTAATCATTTCAAGTagctaaaaaaagaaatatctggtGACAGGAAATGAAACATTAGATACCTGacatttattttgttataaaAGCAGTCCTATCTGGTATCACACAAA
This region of Sphaeramia orbicularis chromosome 12, fSphaOr1.1, whole genome shotgun sequence genomic DNA includes:
- the il17rel gene encoding putative interleukin-17 receptor E-like; the protein is MILWLTLLVSPCIFSQTSAAAENTRLERIEKCSTRCSQGLNCRTRSMFLLPDPCQNPPEGLNMSSALQSVNLSTVMRCEARQKCSLHLRIQSRLHLNEAIHGLSVCTESIGMIANCQIISFTKASREKMLGQQVVVEHDYTEILPNQELQVTVTPVSSYCSVPWTGSHLAPGCINEDLRRHVPECITGRLSYHVNPERKELSVTVSAMLDDYNYLVRLCHKAHFFCSGTGPVTVIKKEETVKSRTLSYSRPLPCLCIEGWSDVMDARRVQVCPFRHNMEPLWSGIMFDSLEGALSWQPACHVTAVVTLCQKKEGGDVCVDLPNASQNVSREKIKFPAVDPHPQLCMKFTAGSQSWIRCPFTDERFPEWELTVSRQDGVRVMSQIRGAFSVELCVKSTSDTCHTTDTRTVHVGKHKSVALNLPEGLFKDSFCLRVKRMDVKYGATVSHCYDASNQSLPHQPLISTQTAVDWTWVVLPAGVCLAVIIIVTLVLHVMLTVYQRKNQKGKTQDTCPSEKQKGSAPGCIVSVLETRSALHGGVLIPDSPKCGKNEKANLLSH